The genome window CCGTGCTATACTCGTCACCGGCCGGTGTATCGAGTTAAAGATCTGTCGGCGCGCGCAGAACTGCTGCGCCGCAGGTGCTCGATTCATGCGGTTCCGACCATTGTGTTGTGGCTTCGAGCCAGCCGGTGATGGGGGGCGGAATGACCGGACGCAAGTGCAGCACCTGCAAGCACTACGAGCCGGCGCCGATCTGGCGCAGAGGGTGGTGCCGTAATCCGGTCCTATACGCACCGCAACAAAACCACCTCGTCTTTGAAGATGACCTCGACTGTGAGCGCGGCATGGGCAACTACTGGGAACCGGCCGACGCAACCGGTCAGATTCGACCGTTCATCCCGCTGCGCCCTGTCTTTGCTGATCAGGCGGATGCCAATCGGATCATTTCAACGCGCGGCGGACAGCCGATCTACAGCGTCTCCGGCTCATCGGGCTACAGCAACGACCCAGACGACGACTATCCACCGATGGATGACGAAATGGACGAGAGCCGCCACCTTCTGGCGGACGCGATCTGGGCTACTATCCCGAAGAGCGCTACTGGACCGATTACCTGCGAATCGGCGCGCCGATTCTGGGCGTCATCCTGATCCTGGCGTTGTTCTGGTTCTGGGCCCAGGCATTCTGGGGCGACGACAACGACACCAACACGGTCGGGGAGAGCACAGCCGTTTCAACGCTACCGGCGATCACAGCTTCGCCAACGATGACGGTCGAGACTGGCACCGGGCAGCCGCCGATCATTGTGACGACGCCGCCAGCCGGGGCATCCACCGAAGTGCCGGGCACAGACAATCCGCCGGAAACAGGTGGCGAGCTCGCCATCGGCGGTTCTGCGGTCGTCGCAAATTCAGGTGGAACCGGCGTCAACTTCCGAGCGGAACCATCGACCGAGTCCGACATCATCGACGTGCTTCTTGATGGCACGAGCCTGACGATTCTCGACGGGCCGCTTGATGCCGAGGGCTATACGTGGTGGCAGGTTGAGTCCGATTCCGGCACCGGCTGGCTCGTGCAGGACTATCTTCAGGCACAATAGCCTTGCCCACAACTCAAGCAGTTTGACTCCAACGGGCGCTGAATTCAGCGCCCGTTGTGCTACAATGTCGGATGGTTCGGCACGCGCCGGACTAATTCGCACGTGCGCGGATCGACGCCTGGTGTTGCGGCATATGCCGATCGGGTGGCCGAGTTGAGGCGCGCGGAGGATCAAACACCAGGAGGTCGGATGACAGCCACAATGTCTCCCGAAGAAACCCAGGTCACGATGAAGCAGCTCCTCGAAGCGGGAGTGCACTTCGGTCACCAGACCAAGCGCTGGAACCCGAAGATGCGCCCCTATATCTTCGGCGAGCGCAATGGCATCCACGTCATTGATCTGCATCAGACCGCCAAGCTCCTGGCTGAGGCGCAGGAGTTCCTGTCTGACCTCGCCGCTCGTGGCGGAAAGATCGTCTTCGTTGGCACCAAGAAGCAGGCACAGGCGACGGTTGAGCAGGAAGCCAGCCGCTGCGGAATGTTCTTCGTCAATCGCCGTTGGCTGGGCGGAACGCTCACCAACTTCGTGACGATCCGCTCCCGCTTGCAGTACCTGCGCAACCTGGAGCGCCAGTCGTTGGGCGGCGACTTCGAGTCTCTTCCGAAGCAGGAAGCGCAGTCGAAAGAGCAGGAGCTTGAGAAGCTGCAGCGCACGCTCGGCGGACTCAAGGAGCTGACGCAGCGCCCGGCAGCTATCGTTGTCGTTGACCCGCGCCGCGAAGAGCTGGCGATCAAGGAAGCCAGTCGACTGGGCATCCCCATCATCGCGATGGTCGATACCAACTGCGATCCGGATCCGATCGACTTCGTGATCCCCGCGAACGACGACGCAATCCGCTCGGTGCGGCTGGTCCTCTCAAAGCTGTCAGACGCGATCATAGAAGGCCGAACACGCCTCGAGATTGCAGCAGCGGACGAAGAGGAAGCTCGTGGATCGGCCGCCGATTACGGCTACCCGGACAACGCGGGTGAGCAGTCCGATCGCGATGCGCAGTCCCGTCGGCCGCGACGCCGATAACTAGACGATTTTGCGCGACGGCCCGTGACTGGTGAGCGACACCAGCACGGGCCGTCCCATGAAGCCGAGGGCGTAACTCGCGCCATTCATCTGAAATGAGGGGAACTGAATGTCCACTGCACTCGTAAAGGAACTTCGAGAGCGCACCGGCGCGGGCATCATGGAGTGCAAGCGTGCGCTCGAAGAAGCCGGCGGCGATCTTGACAAGGCAGCCGCCATTCTTCGCGATCAGGGCGCTGCGAAGGCCAGCAAGAAGGCCGGTCGCGATGCTCGCCAGGGTCTGATTGAGACCTACATCCACGGCGGCCGCATCGGCGCGATGGTTGAGATCAATTGCGAAACCGACTTCGTTGCTCGAACGGACGACTTCAAGCAGTTGGCGAAGGAAGTCGCGATGCAGATCGCAGCTGCCAGCCCTGCCTGGGTCTCGGACTCAGACGTTTCGGCTGACGACCGCGCAGCCGGAATTACCGAGTTCGGCGACGAGAAGCACTTCGTTGAGGCCAGGGTCCTGCTGTCGCAGCCATCCATTCGCGAGCCGCGACGCACGGTCAACGATCTGGTGCAGGATGCCATCGCCAAGATTGGCGAGAACATCGTCATCCGCCGTTTTGCACGCTTCGAGCTCGGCGAAACGGCCGGCGACAGTGATGCGGCCGACGCATAATGTCGGGCGATTCGTGCGAGCGGAAGCGATACACGCGCATCGTCCTTAAGCTCTCCGGTGAAGCTCTCGAAGGTGATCGAGGCTACGGCATCGACCCAGCGGTCGTGTCGAGCCTCGCTCGCCACATCCGTGATGTTCACGACACCGGCACTGAAATCGCCATCGTCATCGGCGGCGGCAACATCTGGCGCGGGCTCGAAGCCAGCACGACCGGCATGGATCGCGCAACCGCCGATTACATGGGCATGCTCGCGACGATTCAGAACGCGCTGGCGTTACAAGATGCCCTCGAACATCAGGGGACGCCGACGCGTGTTCAAACGGCGATAGAGATGCATCAGATCGCCGAGCCATTTATCCGACGGCGAGCGATCCGGCACATGGAAAAAGGCCGTGTTGTCATCCTGGCCGGCGGCACGGGCAACCCGTTCTTCACCACCGATACTGCCGCCGCTCTGCGTGCGGCCGAACTCGGTGCCGAAGCGATCCTCATGGCGAAGAACGGCACCGACGGTGTCTACACTGCTGATCCGCGCACGGATCCCACGGCAGTGCGCTACGACGTGCTGTCATATCAGGACGTCCTCGAACGCAACCTACGGGTGATGGATGGTTCAGCGGTGGCGCTGTGTCGGGATAACAATTTGCCGATCATCGTCTTTAATATTCAGGAGGATGGTAACATCCAGCGAGCAGCACAAGGCGAATCGGTTGGCACACTCATCTGCTCGCACGAACAGAAGGCGATGAACTGAGCGTGCCGGACGATCCGTTCGGTGTCAGTGAGGGGGCGATATGATTCCTGAGATTAAGGCCGATGCCGAACATCGAATGGTTGGTGCGATCGACGCGTTGCATCGCGAGCTGTCCGGGATTCGAACGGGCCGAGCGGCACCTGCGCTCGTTGAACGCCTCATGGTCGATTACTACGGCACCCCAACGCCACTCAATCAGATCGCCGGCGTCTCCGCTCCGGAGGCACGCATGCTCGTCATTCAGCCGTGGGATCGCGGAGCCATGGGGGATATCGAGCGCGCAATTCAGAAGTCGGATCTCGGTCTGACACCCAACAATGACGGTGCAGTCATTCGTCTGAATATCCCCAGCCTGACCGAGGAGCGCCGCAAGTCGCTCGTAAAGGTCGTGCGCGGCAAGGTCGAGGAGAGCAAGATTGCCATTCGCAACGTTCGCCGCGACGCTGTCGATAGTTTGAAGTCCCTTCTGAAGGACAAGGAAATCGGCGAAGACGACGAGCGACGAGCCGCAACTGACATCGACCAGTTGACCAAGCGATTCACCGACGACGCGGATCAGATCGGTCAAGCCAAAGAGGCTGAAGTCCTCGAGGTTTAGCCGCCGACAGGGGCACGCACGATGCACGATGGCGCGGAGCCAGTCGCCAAACCTATCCCCGAGCATGTCGGGATCATTATGGACGGCAATGGCCGCTGGGCAAAACAGCGTGGACTCCCACGCATCGCCGGGCACGAGGCCGGTACTGAGAACATCCGCCGGATCACGACCCGCGCCGCTGAGCTTGGCATCGGTTATCTCACTCTCTGGGCATTCTCAACTGAGAATTGGCGTCGACCGCGTGAAGAGGTCGACGGCATCCTGAACATCCTCGCGCATGCAATCGAGAGCGAGACTGCCGAACTGCACAGACAAGGGGCGAGGTTGCAGCACATCGGCAGCCTCAATGGACTGTCACCCAGCCTGTGTGCTTCGATTCACAACGCGATCGAGCTTACGCGTGACAACCAGCGCATTACGCTCACGCTTGCCTTCAATTACGGCGGACGCGCTGAAATCGTGAGCGCTATCCAGGCGATTGTGAACGACGGTATTCCGGCCGAAGAGATCACCGAAGAAGTCATCAACGCACATCTGTTTACGGCAGGCATGCCGAATCCAGATCTCATTGTTCGGACGTCTGGAGAATTCCGGACGAGTAACTTCCTGATCTGGCAGGCTGCATATGCCGAGTACGTCTTCAGTCCGGTCCTGTGGCCCGATTTCGGCCCCGACGATCTTGATGATGCCGTGGTCGAATACGGGCAGCGCGATCGCCGCTTTGGTGGCCTGACCGACTCTCAGCCGGCACAGCCGGCGCGGGTCTGAGGCAGTCATGCGTCAGCGCGCAATATCGTCCATCGGCGTCGTCCTCGTCGCCATTATCCCGGCGATTCTGGGCAGCCCCGTCTTCTCGATCGTCGTCGGTATGATCGCCATTGGTGCGCTCTACGAGCTCTATCGCGCCTATCAGCGTGTGGGTGCCCGACCCTCTACCTGGACCGGCACGATCGCCATTATCGCCCTCATCATCATCGCAGGAACCGACGCGCCGTTCAGGGCACTCACCGGCGCGATGTGTGCGTACACCTTGCTCGCGCTGGCCCAGCATCTGACCAAGAAGGACATCAACGGCGCGCTCATTGACTGGTCGTTCAGCCTGAGCGGTGTGATGTATATCGGATTCACCCTGATGCACTTCATCCTCATTCGCCGAATCCACGGTACCGTGGACATGGATTGGGTACGTCAGGCAGATGCATTGATCGGTGACGGTCGTGCCGCGCTGGGTCTTGCCTGGCTTCTGTTCGTCCTGGTGACGACCTGGATGACCGATGTCTTTGCCTACCTCATCGGTCGAACCTGGGGCCGAGAGAAGCTGATCCCGCACATCAGCCCGGGCAAAACGCGCGAAGGCGCGATCGCCGGACTTGTCGGCGGTGCGCTCACTGGCCTCATCGCCGGTTGGGCATTTGGTGTGCCCGCATCGGCGATCGTCATGCTCGTCCTGGGCATGCTCGTCGCATTTGGCGCGATGACCGGTGACCTGTGTGAGTCGCTGATCAAACGGCAGATCGGCATCAAAGACATGGGCTCGGTCATTCCCGGCCACGGTGGCGTCCTCGATCGCATTGACGCCCTTTTGGTTACCGTCCCGTTGACTTTTTACGCAGCGCTGTTTGTCGGCTGGCTGGGGTGGTCGTGAGTGATATTCCGCAAAGAGTTGCGATCCTCGGGTCCACCGGTTCGATAGGCCGGAGCACGCTGGATGTCATTGCAACGCATCCAGATCGCTTCCGTGTCGTCGCCCTCGCAACATCACAAAACGCAGCCACGTTACGCGAACAAGCGCGTACGCACTCTGCGCGCTACATTGCCTTAGAGCATGGCGACATTGATGTGCCGGGTGCGACGCGCATCACCGGCGATGCATTGTCCACGATCGCAACGCTTGAGGATGTCGACATCCTCGTCGTCGCGACGACTGGCCACGCCGCCATCAAACCAACCATCGCTGCGCTTGAAGCAGGCAAGGTCGTTGCGCTCGCAAATAAGGAGACGATCGTCGCAGCTGGGGAGATCGTAATGCCGGTGGCGCGTCGGTATCCGGGGGCGTTACGTCCAGTCGACAGTGAGCACTCCGCATTGTGGCAGTGTCTCGGCGGGGATATTCGCCGCGTCGAGCACGCACGCCGCCTGATCCTGACAGCCTCAGGCGGACCATTCCGAAACCGGGATTGCACGTTTCTCGCTCAGGTGTCGGTGGAAGATGCTTTGAAGCATCCGAACTGGTCAATGGGCCGCAAGATCACTATTGATTCTGCCACGTTGATGAACAAGGGTTTGGAAGTCATCGAGGCACATTGGCTCTTCGACATGCCATACGATCGCATCGACGTCGTCGTCCACCCGCAGTCGCTCGTTCACTCGCTCGTACAGTTTATTGATGGTTCGATTATCGCGCAGCTTGGTTCCCATGACATGCGACTGCCGATCCAGTACGCGCTCACCTGGCCCGAGCGCGCGTCTGCGCCAACCGAGATGCTTGATGTGATGCAGTTGTCCCAGCTCGACTTCGAGCCGCCCGACCTGACTGTGTTTCCCCTGCTTCGACTCGCCTATGAAGCGGGCCGAGCCGGATCTACCTTTCCAACTGTTCTGTCAGCTGCGGACTCTGTAGCTGTTGATGCGTTCCTTGAGGGCTCAATTGGCTTCATGGATATCGCAGCGGTCGTACAGCACGCGTTGGACGCCCACCAGCCTGCGATTGGGGCACTGACTCTGGAAGCAGTGGAGCACGCCGACGCAGAAGCAACAGCAACTGCCACCGCCGCCGCGCAGCGAATTACAGCCAGCCGATGAGCACAGTGGTTCTGGCAATTGTCGTTGTAACGGTGTGCCTGTCTATTGCTGCGCTGATTGCGCTGCTCGTTGCCTACCGATCGCTACGCAACTAGTCGGAGACAGCAGTCGCCAGCGTCATTGCATCGACCGAGCCGGCACCGGCCTGATGACAGGCGATAGCGCACTCAATCAGCGTTGACCCAGTTGTCACAACATCATCGACAAGCAGGATGGAAGCGCCGTTGAATTGTCGACGCGCGACGAACGCGCCGCGTACGTTGTCGCGGCGTTCTGCGGCATCCAGATCGACTTGCGATTGAGTATGTCGGACTCGGACCAGAGCATCTTGCGCCTGAACATCGATCTGTCTAGCCATATGCTGAGCAATGAGAAGCGACTGATTGTACCCACGGCTTCTCTGCTTCGATCGATGCAACGGAATTGGAACAATGAGATCAACCGACCAACCGATGTCTGCAACTTCTGCAGCGATAGCTGAAGCGCACCAGGCTGCTCGCGCCGGTTCCGAACCATACTTCAATCGGTGGATCATCGTCCGAATCGCATCCTGGTACGCGTACACGCTACGCACCTGCTGAAGCTCCGCTGGCCACGTTGAGCAACGCTCACAGCCACTCGTACCAACGCCATGCGGAGACCCGCAGCGTTGACAGGCCATGCTCCGATCGATTGGCAGAATGCCTTCGGCGCAGCGCGGACAAAGCCAGGCACCGCCGAGACCACAGCCGGCACATACCGGTGGCAACAGGATGTCGATAATGCCATTTGCGGCACGTCGCACGAGGTTGAGCATGTCACCATTGCGGCCAGTCACGCGAGGATCCCGTTTCTCGAATGCAGCGATTACGGTGCAAGACTAGCAGAACGCACCACCAGAGGTAGGTCGCGCACACGGAGTATCATCAACATCATGTGACGCATCAAACGGTTGTGAGGAACGATGGAGCACGACGCGCGCCCCGGAGATGCGCCAGGAGCCAGGCTTTTTGGAAGCGACCCAACGGCCGGTATTGTGGTCGCGATCAGGCGGTCCGGCGATCGTTCGCTCCGCCTTTCTTCAGAACGACGAGCGGCATCCGCCACGAGACGATCGAGCAGCGACCGTAGCTTGTCGTTGACGAGCGAACGGCAACCTCACTACCCCGAACCGTTGAGACTTCCGCGCTTGATGGGGATAGTCCTGCATCCGCTGCGACATGCCCGACTGGTCGGTCTGGTCGGACGTATATAGATCGCTGAGAGACTCAGGGCGTTCGTATGCTGCCTTTGCCAACGCAACAGGACAGTATCTCGTCGATTCTGGTCGTGCACTCTTTCGCGGAATGCAGTTTGAAGACCTTGTACGCGCGCAGCTAGACATCGAAACACTCGGTCTCGATCCGTCACCAGAAGAGGCGCGGATTGTGCTCATTACTGCCGCGATCAACGGTGAACCATCGATCGTGCTACGCGGTGACGAACTCAGCGAGCCGGACATGATCCGATCGCTCTCGGCCTGGATTCAAGCGCAAGACCCTGACGTGATCGAAGGCCACAACATCTTCAATTTCGATCTGCCGTACATTGCTGCCCGCGCGAACCGCCATCGCGTTGCGCTCGAATGGGGTCGTGACGGGTCACTCCTTCGCATTGGCGGCGAGCAGCGATTCAAGGCTGGCGCCCGCACTGTTCCATATAGCGTCGCTCGTGTCTATGGCCGCCATGTCGTCGACACTTACCAACAGATCCAGCGCTACGATGCGACCGGCCAACTGTCTTCATACGCGCTGAAGCCCGCTATCCAGGCGCTTGGCCTGACGCGCTCGGATCGGACGATGGTTGCGGGACCCGAGATCGCCAATGCCTGGCTCAACGACCGTGAGCGTCTGATTCGGTATGCAACCGACGATGTCATCGACGTCAACATTCTCAGTGAGCTGGCGCTACCAACTGAGTTCCATCAAACACGCATTCTCCCCCGCGGGCTCCAGGCAGTCGCAACAGGTGGACCCGGCGAGAAGATTAACGATCTTCTGTTGCGCGCCTATCTTGCGCGCGGTCAGAGCATCCCGGTTCCAGGCCCATCGCGCGGTTACCCTGGCGGATACATCGAACTCCGCAGAACTGGCCGGTTCTCTCCAGTCGTGAAGTGCGACGTCGAGAGTCTGTACCCATCGATCATGTTGACCGATCGTATCTATCCTGAGTCTGATTCGCTCGGAGTCTTCCTGCCCATGTTGAGCGTGTTGACTCGGCAGCGATTCGATGCCAAGCGTCGAGAACAGGCGACGCAGGGGCGAGAGCGAGCCAACTGGCGGGGGATTCAGTCGAGCTTCAAGGTGTTGATCAACTCGTTCTACGGGTATCTTGGCTACTCGCGCGGCTACTTCAATGATGTCGGTGCAGCCGAACGAGTGACACTCCGGGGCCACG of Thermomicrobiales bacterium contains these proteins:
- the rpsB gene encoding 30S ribosomal protein S2 → MSPEETQVTMKQLLEAGVHFGHQTKRWNPKMRPYIFGERNGIHVIDLHQTAKLLAEAQEFLSDLAARGGKIVFVGTKKQAQATVEQEASRCGMFFVNRRWLGGTLTNFVTIRSRLQYLRNLERQSLGGDFESLPKQEAQSKEQELEKLQRTLGGLKELTQRPAAIVVVDPRREELAIKEASRLGIPIIAMVDTNCDPDPIDFVIPANDDAIRSVRLVLSKLSDAIIEGRTRLEIAAADEEEARGSAADYGYPDNAGEQSDRDAQSRRPRRR
- the uppS gene encoding polyprenyl diphosphate synthase, encoding MHDGAEPVAKPIPEHVGIIMDGNGRWAKQRGLPRIAGHEAGTENIRRITTRAAELGIGYLTLWAFSTENWRRPREEVDGILNILAHAIESETAELHRQGARLQHIGSLNGLSPSLCASIHNAIELTRDNQRITLTLAFNYGGRAEIVSAIQAIVNDGIPAEEITEEVINAHLFTAGMPNPDLIVRTSGEFRTSNFLIWQAAYAEYVFSPVLWPDFGPDDLDDAVVEYGQRDRRFGGLTDSQPAQPARV
- the tsf gene encoding translation elongation factor Ts, with amino-acid sequence MSTALVKELRERTGAGIMECKRALEEAGGDLDKAAAILRDQGAAKASKKAGRDARQGLIETYIHGGRIGAMVEINCETDFVARTDDFKQLAKEVAMQIAAASPAWVSDSDVSADDRAAGITEFGDEKHFVEARVLLSQPSIREPRRTVNDLVQDAIAKIGENIVIRRFARFELGETAGDSDAADA
- the dxr gene encoding 1-deoxy-D-xylulose-5-phosphate reductoisomerase, translated to MSDIPQRVAILGSTGSIGRSTLDVIATHPDRFRVVALATSQNAATLREQARTHSARYIALEHGDIDVPGATRITGDALSTIATLEDVDILVVATTGHAAIKPTIAALEAGKVVALANKETIVAAGEIVMPVARRYPGALRPVDSEHSALWQCLGGDIRRVEHARRLILTASGGPFRNRDCTFLAQVSVEDALKHPNWSMGRKITIDSATLMNKGLEVIEAHWLFDMPYDRIDVVVHPQSLVHSLVQFIDGSIIAQLGSHDMRLPIQYALTWPERASAPTEMLDVMQLSQLDFEPPDLTVFPLLRLAYEAGRAGSTFPTVLSAADSVAVDAFLEGSIGFMDIAAVVQHALDAHQPAIGALTLEAVEHADAEATATATAAAQRITASR
- the frr gene encoding ribosome recycling factor translates to MIPEIKADAEHRMVGAIDALHRELSGIRTGRAAPALVERLMVDYYGTPTPLNQIAGVSAPEARMLVIQPWDRGAMGDIERAIQKSDLGLTPNNDGAVIRLNIPSLTEERRKSLVKVVRGKVEESKIAIRNVRRDAVDSLKSLLKDKEIGEDDERRAATDIDQLTKRFTDDADQIGQAKEAEVLEV
- a CDS encoding SH3 domain-containing protein, which gives rise to MFWFWAQAFWGDDNDTNTVGESTAVSTLPAITASPTMTVETGTGQPPIIVTTPPAGASTEVPGTDNPPETGGELAIGGSAVVANSGGTGVNFRAEPSTESDIIDVLLDGTSLTILDGPLDAEGYTWWQVESDSGTGWLVQDYLQAQ
- a CDS encoding phosphatidate cytidylyltransferase; translation: MRQRAISSIGVVLVAIIPAILGSPVFSIVVGMIAIGALYELYRAYQRVGARPSTWTGTIAIIALIIIAGTDAPFRALTGAMCAYTLLALAQHLTKKDINGALIDWSFSLSGVMYIGFTLMHFILIRRIHGTVDMDWVRQADALIGDGRAALGLAWLLFVLVTTWMTDVFAYLIGRTWGREKLIPHISPGKTREGAIAGLVGGALTGLIAGWAFGVPASAIVMLVLGMLVAFGAMTGDLCESLIKRQIGIKDMGSVIPGHGGVLDRIDALLVTVPLTFYAALFVGWLGWS
- the pyrH gene encoding UMP kinase, which encodes MSGDSCERKRYTRIVLKLSGEALEGDRGYGIDPAVVSSLARHIRDVHDTGTEIAIVIGGGNIWRGLEASTTGMDRATADYMGMLATIQNALALQDALEHQGTPTRVQTAIEMHQIAEPFIRRRAIRHMEKGRVVILAGGTGNPFFTTDTAAALRAAELGAEAILMAKNGTDGVYTADPRTDPTAVRYDVLSYQDVLERNLRVMDGSAVALCRDNNLPIIVFNIQEDGNIQRAAQGESVGTLICSHEQKAMN